Proteins from one Hydrogenivirga caldilitoris genomic window:
- a CDS encoding HD domain-containing protein — protein sequence MFSLTVNPQRVATNTSDRIIKMYSGLSGIILKLYDLAYIERWNDHPKPFNITELDKQAHKAAIAYVIGRFEEGLRDKELNWSYLIEGLIFEAIQRAILTDIKPQVFHRLLKERSKEINEFVADKVGNHIKNFDQELHSRFLSYFQDFNGLEKRIIKASHFLATYWEFQMIYSVGIRFYGIERVKEEIEDTIEDFFDLVAVERIYLHKKTYNFIDLVGQLRFQKRWILSPRIPLTTVLGHMFIVAALSYLLSLKLGACQRRRFLNFFTGLFHDLPEVTTRDVIAPVKREAGISDILKDYEREQVERVILPLLPEFLREEFSYILGFLDKGDEFSNRIIDKGVVREVSSITESMNRDELYPIDGKLIKGCDNLGAYIEAALSLYHGVRSRHLKSAVESIGSRLKKESYEGIDFGNLVIQIDKELGEI from the coding sequence GTGTTTTCGTTGACGGTAAACCCGCAGAGGGTGGCTACAAACACTTCTGATAGAATCATAAAGATGTACTCAGGGCTGTCAGGCATAATTTTGAAGCTGTATGACCTTGCCTATATAGAGCGGTGGAATGACCATCCCAAACCTTTTAACATAACGGAACTTGATAAGCAGGCGCACAAGGCGGCCATTGCCTATGTGATAGGTAGGTTTGAGGAGGGGTTAAGGGATAAAGAGCTTAATTGGTCTTATCTCATTGAAGGTTTGATATTTGAGGCTATTCAAAGGGCGATACTGACAGACATAAAACCCCAGGTATTCCACAGGCTGCTCAAAGAACGTTCAAAGGAGATAAACGAGTTCGTTGCGGATAAGGTTGGAAACCACATCAAGAACTTTGACCAAGAGCTACACAGCAGATTTCTATCCTACTTTCAGGACTTCAACGGTTTGGAGAAGAGAATCATAAAGGCGTCTCACTTCCTTGCAACATACTGGGAGTTCCAGATGATTTACTCGGTTGGTATAAGGTTCTACGGAATAGAAAGGGTCAAGGAGGAGATAGAGGATACCATAGAAGACTTCTTTGACCTTGTGGCGGTTGAGAGGATATACCTCCATAAGAAGACCTATAACTTTATAGACCTCGTAGGGCAGCTCAGATTTCAGAAGAGATGGATACTCTCACCGAGGATACCGCTTACTACTGTCTTAGGGCATATGTTTATAGTTGCTGCCCTATCCTACCTGCTTTCCCTTAAACTTGGAGCTTGCCAGAGGAGGAGGTTCCTAAACTTCTTCACAGGTTTATTCCATGACCTCCCTGAAGTCACTACAAGAGACGTTATAGCTCCTGTGAAGAGGGAAGCGGGCATATCGGATATACTCAAGGATTATGAGAGGGAACAGGTTGAGAGGGTTATACTGCCACTGCTTCCGGAGTTTCTCAGGGAGGAGTTTTCTTACATACTTGGATTTTTAGATAAAGGGGATGAGTTTTCCAATAGAATTATTGATAAAGGGGTGGTTAGAGAGGTCTCAAGCATAACAGAATCTATGAACAGGGACGAACTGTACCCCATAGATGGAAAACTCATAAAGGGTTGTGATAATCTGGGTGCCTATATTGAGGCTGCTTTGTCCCTGTATCATGGGGTTCGTTCAAGGCACCTCAAGAGTGCGGTTGAAAGTATAGGTTCACGACTTAAGAAGGAATCCTATGAAGGCATAGACTTTGGCAATCTGGTTATCCAGATTGATAAGGAGTTGGGAGAAATATAG
- the trpC gene encoding indole-3-glycerol phosphate synthase TrpC has protein sequence MASFLERVIQVKRKEIREDRDYIAELERLIQERAKFFDFVSALKNCRTKIIAEVKKASPSMGRIREVKPSQQAKLYESAGAVAISVLTDREFFNGSLEDLREVREAVSVPVLRKDFIIHKVQVLEAKAYGADTLLLIVRILSPRELGELISFSRELGLEPLVEVFSLEEAKVALDHGATVIGINNRDLDTLKVDINLTKELAPKIKELGAKFVIAESGIETREQIEELTGYNVDAFLVGTSLMKSEDPYAKLKELLGFGCRK, from the coding sequence ATGGCTTCATTTCTTGAGAGAGTTATTCAGGTAAAGAGGAAGGAAATAAGAGAGGATAGGGACTACATTGCGGAGCTTGAGAGGCTCATACAGGAGAGAGCTAAATTTTTTGACTTCGTATCTGCTTTAAAAAACTGCAGGACAAAGATAATCGCTGAGGTAAAGAAGGCATCCCCTTCCATGGGAAGGATAAGGGAAGTGAAACCATCTCAACAGGCGAAGCTCTACGAGTCGGCTGGAGCCGTAGCCATATCAGTTCTGACAGATAGAGAGTTCTTTAACGGTTCCCTTGAAGACCTCAGAGAGGTCAGGGAAGCTGTGTCTGTTCCGGTCTTGAGAAAGGACTTCATAATTCATAAGGTTCAGGTTCTTGAGGCTAAGGCTTACGGAGCGGATACCCTCCTCCTTATAGTGAGGATACTCTCCCCAAGGGAGCTCGGTGAGCTTATAAGTTTTTCCAGAGAGCTGGGTCTTGAACCTCTTGTTGAAGTCTTCTCCCTTGAAGAAGCTAAGGTAGCCCTTGACCATGGGGCTACGGTCATAGGGATAAACAACAGAGACCTTGATACCCTGAAGGTGGATATAAACCTCACGAAGGAGCTCGCCCCAAAGATAAAGGAACTGGGGGCAAAATTTGTTATAGCCGAGAGTGGGATAGAAACAAGAGAGCAGATAGAGGAGTTGACAGGCTATAACGTGGATGCCTTCCTTGTTGGAACTTCCCTTATGAAGAGCGAAGACCCCTATGCAAAGTTGAAGGAGCTTCTGGGTTTTGGTTGCAGGAAGTAA
- a CDS encoding RusA family crossover junction endodeoxyribonuclease — protein MVVLKLSQVPVPKTNRYIRRKGGKVFKPPRVKNWEVRALWELRQQYVGEPIAFKVSVDIILTLPNHRKRDIDNMLKSLWDVLEKAGVLENDNLIYEIRTVKKVVKGQQGVEIKIRRFEEN, from the coding sequence ATGGTAGTTCTTAAGCTTTCTCAGGTGCCTGTACCCAAGACAAATCGTTATATAAGGCGTAAAGGGGGCAAGGTGTTCAAGCCTCCAAGGGTGAAAAATTGGGAAGTTAGAGCACTCTGGGAGCTTAGGCAACAGTATGTAGGGGAACCAATAGCTTTCAAAGTTTCGGTAGACATAATTCTTACCCTCCCTAACCACAGGAAAAGGGACATAGACAACATGTTGAAGAGCCTGTGGGACGTGCTTGAAAAGGCTGGCGTTTTAGAGAACGATAACCTGATATATGAGATCAGAACCGTAAAGAAGGTCGTAAAGGGTCAGCAGGGAGTTGAGATAAAAATCAGGAGGTTTGAAGAGAACTGA
- a CDS encoding NAD(P)H-hydrate dehydratase, giving the protein MKVVKAYEMAELDRITIEEIGIPSPVLMENAARGVVTALLERFPGVKRILVVAGKGNNGGDGIAVARMLQLKGIQADLYLPMGEPKGDGALQLDIFKRLGYKPLVKKPNYKNYELVVDALFGTGFEPPLRGDISKTVAEINSSGVPVVSVDIPSGLSADTGKVFEPCIKAALTVTFQFPKLCHILYPSAKLCGEVVVWDISIPEKFATKIYRELITPESLKLPRREVDTYKNREGHVLIVGGSAGKTGAVIMSALAATRTGSGLVTVGVPKGLNLIFESRLVEEMSLPLQGEDRLSIFGVDTILKIQDKFSALALGMGMGRYEEGQDIVIELLEKWEKPILLDADGINNLADSGELEILKKRKGVTILTPHIGEFSRLTGLSSEEIIHHQTDVAQEFSKRYRCYLVLKGARTVVSNPEGMTFISTRGTPAMAKGGVGDVLSGMLVSLIGKSLEPTEALRLGVYLHGVAGELAEERLHTESLRARDIIEEIPRAYKSIENFLKGADTINQDDRQG; this is encoded by the coding sequence ATGAAGGTAGTAAAAGCCTATGAGATGGCTGAGCTTGACAGGATAACAATTGAGGAGATAGGTATACCCTCGCCTGTCCTTATGGAGAATGCCGCACGGGGGGTAGTAACTGCCCTATTGGAAAGGTTTCCAGGAGTAAAGAGAATCCTAGTAGTTGCAGGGAAAGGAAACAACGGCGGAGATGGAATAGCCGTTGCAAGGATGCTACAGCTGAAGGGGATACAGGCTGACCTATACCTACCCATGGGGGAGCCAAAAGGAGACGGAGCTCTCCAGCTTGATATATTCAAAAGGTTGGGCTACAAGCCTCTTGTTAAGAAACCCAACTACAAAAATTACGAGCTCGTAGTTGATGCTCTGTTTGGAACCGGCTTTGAACCACCCCTAAGAGGCGATATATCTAAAACCGTAGCCGAGATAAACAGTTCGGGTGTACCTGTTGTATCCGTTGATATACCCTCGGGTCTGTCTGCGGACACAGGCAAGGTGTTTGAGCCCTGCATAAAAGCTGCGCTTACGGTTACCTTCCAGTTTCCGAAGTTGTGCCACATCCTCTACCCATCGGCAAAGCTATGTGGAGAGGTTGTAGTCTGGGATATCTCTATACCTGAAAAGTTTGCCACTAAAATTTACAGAGAGCTTATAACTCCAGAATCTTTAAAACTCCCAAGGAGAGAGGTGGACACCTATAAGAATAGAGAGGGACATGTCCTAATAGTAGGGGGTAGTGCTGGGAAAACGGGAGCCGTAATTATGTCCGCTCTGGCAGCAACAAGAACGGGGAGCGGGTTGGTGACTGTGGGTGTCCCGAAAGGTCTCAACCTCATATTTGAGTCCAGACTTGTTGAAGAGATGAGCTTACCGTTGCAGGGAGAAGATAGGCTTTCCATATTTGGGGTTGATACCATCCTAAAGATACAGGATAAGTTCAGCGCTCTGGCTCTTGGTATGGGAATGGGAAGATATGAGGAGGGACAGGACATAGTAATTGAGCTCCTGGAGAAATGGGAAAAGCCTATTCTCCTTGACGCTGATGGTATAAACAACCTTGCCGATTCCGGAGAGCTTGAAATTCTCAAAAAAAGAAAAGGTGTTACAATCCTCACACCTCACATAGGTGAGTTCTCCAGACTGACAGGGTTGAGTTCTGAAGAAATAATACACCATCAGACGGACGTAGCACAGGAGTTTTCAAAGAGATATAGATGTTACCTCGTCCTGAAGGGTGCCAGGACAGTCGTATCAAACCCAGAAGGTATGACATTTATATCCACAAGGGGAACACCAGCAATGGCAAAAGGTGGAGTGGGTGACGTTCTCTCGGGTATGCTCGTGTCCCTTATCGGGAAGAGTCTTGAGCCAACAGAAGCTCTCAGGTTGGGAGTTTACTTACATGGCGTTGCCGGTGAGCTTGCAGAAGAGAGACTACACACGGAAAGTCTCAGGGCAAGAGACATCATAGAAGAAATACCCAGGGCGTATAAGAGTATTGAAAATTTCTTAAAAGGAGCCGATACTATTAATCAAGATGATAGACAAGGTTAA
- the gmhA gene encoding D-sedoheptulose 7-phosphate isomerase, giving the protein MLDKIISSFKESAEVKLAFVELYKDKILEVGSIMATAIKDGNKILLFGNGGSAADAQHIAAEIVGRYKKERKGLPAIALTTDTSILTAVGNDYGFEVIFERQVEALCTPGDVAIGISTSGNSENVLRAIKKAHDLGATTVAFTGRNGGKLAEVAHYAFVVPSYDTPRIQECHITLGHVLCELIDEMV; this is encoded by the coding sequence ATGCTGGATAAGATTATCTCCTCCTTTAAGGAAAGTGCCGAGGTAAAGCTCGCTTTCGTTGAGCTGTATAAAGATAAGATACTAGAGGTAGGTAGTATAATGGCTACCGCCATAAAAGATGGAAACAAGATACTCCTCTTCGGCAACGGTGGAAGTGCTGCAGATGCTCAGCACATAGCAGCTGAGATAGTAGGCAGATACAAGAAGGAGAGAAAGGGACTTCCTGCGATAGCCCTTACCACAGATACCTCTATACTGACAGCCGTTGGCAACGATTATGGCTTTGAAGTCATATTTGAAAGACAGGTTGAAGCCCTCTGTACACCTGGAGATGTAGCGATAGGCATATCAACTTCTGGAAACTCAGAAAACGTTTTAAGGGCTATTAAAAAAGCCCACGACCTCGGAGCCACAACTGTGGCATTTACCGGTAGGAATGGGGGTAAGCTGGCAGAGGTTGCTCACTATGCCTTTGTAGTTCCCTCCTACGATACACCAAGGATTCAGGAATGCCATATAACCCTTGGTCACGTTCTGTGTGAATTGATAGATGAGATGGTATGA
- the thiL gene encoding thiamine-phosphate kinase, translated as MRVSDIGEFGLIRRLTEILGSEVIGDDCAHLQLGNTYLLLTTDLMLEDVHFLRRYPPEAVGWKSLSVNVSDVAGNGGEPKWVLVSLMLPDLELGYIERLYTGIKKACEFYRCEVVGGNVSRGERLGIDVFLVGLSPKPVGRKGAKPGDSLFVTGTLGDSRAGLELLSMEKEKYEDFELALIERHLRPTARIDYVKHIQKYANASMDISDGLVADAHHICERSSVRIDIDSSKLPFSNELLRFCEKYGKDPKDYALYGGEDYQLLFTHPKARWNPFLDMSEIGIVSEGKGVFVDGKPAEGGYKHF; from the coding sequence ATGCGTGTATCTGATATAGGTGAGTTTGGTTTAATTAGGAGGTTGACAGAAATACTAGGCTCAGAGGTTATAGGAGACGATTGTGCCCACCTTCAGCTCGGGAACACGTATCTGTTACTGACAACGGACTTGATGCTTGAGGATGTTCACTTTTTGAGGAGATACCCACCTGAGGCTGTTGGCTGGAAGTCTTTGAGCGTAAACGTTAGCGATGTGGCTGGAAACGGGGGAGAGCCAAAGTGGGTTCTGGTATCCCTTATGCTCCCAGACCTGGAGCTGGGCTATATAGAGAGGCTATACACCGGTATTAAGAAAGCCTGCGAGTTTTACAGATGTGAAGTTGTGGGGGGAAACGTTTCAAGGGGGGAGAGGTTAGGTATAGATGTCTTCCTGGTAGGTTTGAGTCCAAAGCCCGTGGGTAGAAAGGGGGCAAAGCCAGGGGACAGCCTTTTCGTTACCGGGACTTTGGGGGACTCCAGAGCTGGACTTGAGCTTCTTAGTATGGAAAAGGAGAAGTATGAGGACTTTGAGCTGGCTTTGATAGAGAGGCATCTCAGACCCACAGCCAGGATAGATTACGTGAAACACATTCAGAAGTATGCAAACGCGAGCATGGATATAAGCGATGGGCTTGTTGCTGACGCTCACCACATCTGTGAGAGGAGCTCTGTTAGGATAGACATAGACAGCTCAAAGCTTCCCTTCTCAAATGAGCTTCTAAGGTTCTGTGAGAAATACGGAAAAGACCCGAAAGATTACGCCCTCTACGGAGGGGAGGACTATCAACTTTTATTTACCCACCCGAAGGCAAGGTGGAATCCTTTCCTGGACATGAGCGAGATAGGGATTGTTTCTGAAGGCAAGGGTGTTTTCGTTGACGGTAAACCCGCAGAGGGTGGCTACAAACACTTCTGA
- a CDS encoding DUF4149 domain-containing protein: protein MNRIMIFMLSFYFGLGAFFSYIVAPELFRSLERSVAGGIVEKVFPIYFGIGLGAVGLSLLIGLASKMDRFLIALLAVNLIVLLALQFYVLPEAHALKSTGSPEFARAHLISMIMSTVSLFFTFGAIVYLIVKTKNGSS from the coding sequence GTGAATAGAATAATGATCTTTATGCTTTCCTTCTACTTTGGGCTTGGTGCCTTTTTTAGTTACATAGTGGCTCCAGAGCTCTTTAGATCTCTTGAAAGGTCTGTAGCAGGAGGAATAGTTGAAAAGGTTTTCCCCATATATTTCGGAATAGGACTTGGTGCCGTTGGGTTGTCCCTTCTTATAGGGCTTGCCTCCAAGATGGACAGGTTCCTAATAGCCTTGCTTGCAGTCAATCTCATTGTACTTCTGGCTCTGCAGTTTTATGTCCTTCCAGAGGCACACGCCTTGAAAAGTACTGGCTCGCCAGAGTTTGCAAGGGCTCACCTTATCTCCATGATAATGAGTACCGTATCTCTATTCTTTACCTTTGGGGCTATAGTTTATCTTATAGTAAAGACTAAAAATGGTAGTTCTTAA
- a CDS encoding HIT family protein, with protein MNILWAPWRSHYVENVDNIEECFLCHAVSQPEERWREFLVLYKSSESFIILNKYPYNSGHLMIVPLKHTGDYEELDPKTVLDMDRLLRLSLKALSMVYKPHGFNIGYNIGRPAGAGLESHLHMHVVPRWNGDTNFMPVIAETKVISQDLYTTYDRLKEAIESLLA; from the coding sequence ATGAACATACTCTGGGCTCCGTGGAGAAGCCATTACGTTGAAAATGTTGACAACATAGAGGAGTGTTTTTTGTGTCATGCGGTGTCCCAGCCTGAAGAAAGGTGGAGGGAGTTTTTAGTTCTTTACAAGAGCTCGGAGAGCTTCATAATCCTCAACAAGTACCCTTACAACTCCGGACACCTGATGATAGTTCCCCTAAAGCATACGGGAGATTATGAAGAGCTTGACCCGAAGACTGTCCTTGATATGGATAGACTCCTCCGACTTTCCCTTAAAGCTCTCAGCATGGTCTACAAACCCCACGGTTTCAATATCGGTTACAACATAGGAAGACCAGCCGGTGCCGGCTTAGAGAGCCACTTACATATGCACGTTGTCCCCCGCTGGAATGGAGACACTAACTTTATGCCTGTGATAGCTGAGACAAAGGTTATCTCCCAGGACCTTTATACAACCTACGATAGGCTCAAGGAAGCTATAGAAAGTTTGTTGGCATGA
- a CDS encoding thioredoxin family protein yields the protein MLEGFEEVSDRDFYEKVMASETPSVVLFADPNSPATEDFVKLLKPYIEQYGDKVKFYYMDVTKNTSFEDFGVFNFPSAMYFRDTMELDRHDFVPPPEMVEQAIKRLLRLS from the coding sequence ATGCTGGAAGGATTTGAAGAGGTTTCCGATAGAGACTTCTATGAAAAGGTTATGGCTTCTGAGACACCTTCAGTCGTATTATTCGCAGACCCTAACTCCCCTGCTACGGAGGATTTTGTCAAACTGCTAAAGCCCTACATAGAACAGTATGGTGACAAGGTGAAGTTTTACTATATGGACGTTACAAAGAATACCTCCTTTGAAGACTTCGGGGTGTTCAACTTCCCCTCTGCCATGTACTTTAGAGATACTATGGAACTTGACAGGCACGATTTTGTCCCTCCCCCTGAAATGGTTGAGCAGGCTATAAAGAGACTTCTAAGGCTTTCTTGA
- the miaA gene encoding tRNA (adenosine(37)-N6)-dimethylallyltransferase MiaA, translated as MIKPIELLVIGGATATGKSELACHLAKELDTEIISADSMSVYRGMDIGTAKPKECMKEVRHYLVDVVNPGEYFDAKLFEELSLNYIEDIRSRGKVPIVAGGTYLYIQALLYGIEETPEPNWGLRKRLYRIAEAKGSEYLFKKLMKLDIDYAQKIHPNDTRRIVRALEVFLETGKPFSSLHRWGKARFRFLGIHVVRNWDTLSKRIEERVREMIKGGLLEEVKRLMEEGFEGFLTSSQAIGYKELVPYLKGEIRLEEAVIDIVKNTKSYAKRQLRWFRRQGWLELNMDSLSVEEASDMVLKRLSSLQTS; from the coding sequence ATGATAAAGCCTATTGAACTTCTTGTAATAGGAGGCGCAACAGCCACAGGCAAATCGGAGCTGGCTTGCCACCTTGCCAAGGAGCTGGATACTGAGATTATAAGTGCAGATTCCATGTCCGTTTACAGGGGTATGGATATAGGGACAGCAAAGCCGAAAGAATGTATGAAGGAAGTTAGGCACTATCTTGTAGATGTTGTCAATCCTGGTGAGTACTTTGATGCAAAGTTGTTTGAAGAACTTTCTCTCAATTACATAGAAGACATACGCTCAAGAGGAAAAGTTCCCATAGTTGCAGGAGGAACTTATCTGTATATACAGGCTCTTCTCTATGGTATAGAAGAGACACCAGAACCGAACTGGGGGCTTAGAAAGAGGCTATACAGAATAGCGGAAGCTAAGGGGAGTGAATATCTCTTTAAGAAGCTTATGAAGTTGGATATAGATTACGCTCAAAAGATTCATCCTAACGATACCAGGAGGATAGTTCGGGCTTTAGAGGTCTTCCTTGAGACAGGAAAACCATTCTCCTCCCTTCACAGATGGGGAAAAGCGCGCTTCAGGTTTCTGGGGATACACGTAGTCAGGAATTGGGACACCCTCTCAAAAAGGATAGAGGAAAGGGTAAGAGAAATGATTAAAGGAGGTTTATTGGAAGAGGTCAAAAGGCTTATGGAAGAGGGATTTGAGGGGTTTCTAACGTCCTCTCAGGCTATCGGTTATAAAGAGCTTGTGCCCTACCTCAAAGGGGAGATACGTCTTGAAGAAGCTGTAATTGATATCGTCAAGAACACTAAGAGTTACGCTAAGAGACAGCTAAGGTGGTTCAGGAGACAGGGTTGGCTTGAGCTGAATATGGACAGCCTTAGTGTGGAGGAAGCTTCGGATATGGTCTTGAAGAGGCTCAGTTCTCTTCAAACCTCCTGA
- a CDS encoding ABC transporter ATP-binding protein — protein MNLLEVKNLNLWYGGNQVLHNVSFSLSKGEVLCIVGESGSGKSSILFSILGLLPENARVEGDITFKGKNLLQLKELERRRLRGKDIGMIFQEPSSYLDPLFTVGSQIAETYEGHFPDRKKESRRKSLEAMRRAGIPKAEDKFDMYPHQLSGGLKQRVCIAMAIVCEPELLLADEPTTALDVSVQKKILTLLRKLRSEGKSVILVTHDFGVVAEVGDRVIVLKEGKVVESGDVFEVFDSPKEVYTKTLLEAI, from the coding sequence ATGAACTTGCTTGAGGTTAAAAACCTAAATCTGTGGTATGGAGGCAACCAGGTTCTTCACAACGTTTCTTTTTCCCTGTCAAAGGGAGAAGTTTTGTGTATAGTTGGAGAATCTGGCTCGGGAAAGTCTTCCATCCTGTTCTCTATACTGGGGTTGTTGCCTGAGAATGCCAGGGTAGAGGGAGATATCACCTTTAAGGGCAAGAATCTTTTACAGCTGAAGGAGTTAGAGAGAAGGAGACTCAGAGGTAAGGACATAGGGATGATATTCCAGGAACCTTCTTCCTACCTTGACCCTCTATTTACCGTTGGGTCTCAGATAGCGGAAACCTACGAAGGGCATTTCCCGGACAGGAAGAAAGAATCCAGAAGGAAAAGCCTGGAAGCGATGAGAAGGGCTGGCATCCCTAAGGCGGAGGATAAGTTTGATATGTATCCTCATCAACTCTCAGGAGGTTTGAAGCAGAGGGTATGTATAGCTATGGCTATAGTATGTGAACCAGAGCTACTCCTAGCTGATGAACCTACCACGGCTCTTGATGTCTCCGTTCAAAAGAAGATACTTACCCTTCTAAGGAAACTCCGTTCCGAGGGTAAGTCGGTGATTCTTGTAACCCACGATTTTGGAGTTGTTGCCGAAGTAGGTGACAGAGTCATAGTCCTCAAGGAGGGGAAAGTGGTTGAGAGCGGTGACGTGTTTGAGGTGTTTGATTCCCCAAAGGAGGTTTACACAAAGACATTGCTTGAAGCTATTTAA
- a CDS encoding flagellar biosynthesis anti-sigma factor FlgM, translating into MIDKVNLNRLIGQALETDKRVKRKEQVSEVQRNEDVVEISQTARRAMEADYEDITEKVKKIKEEIARGEYEVNPDKIIEGFKKFFP; encoded by the coding sequence ATGATAGACAAGGTTAACCTGAACAGGCTTATAGGTCAGGCTCTTGAGACGGACAAAAGGGTAAAGAGAAAGGAGCAAGTTAGCGAAGTCCAGAGGAACGAAGATGTGGTTGAAATTTCTCAGACGGCAAGAAGAGCTATGGAAGCTGACTATGAGGATATAACCGAAAAGGTCAAAAAGATAAAGGAAGAGATAGCCAGAGGAGAGTATGAAGTGAACCCTGACAAGATAATTGAGGGTTTTAAGAAGTTCTTTCCTTAA
- a CDS encoding NAD(+)/NADH kinase: MSRIALFVKDSEGAKNTAEEISEFLLTRGYVVKKILNQPPKGTISNLKGYRLMIVVGGDGTFLAGARLASRFGVPLLGVNEGRFGFLTEVERHEAVHIIGELLAGKLRKQRRIMLSTYLYRGRNRRFLGNYLNDVVVSKSAIARIMEIEVFANEDFMVHLYGDGVIVSSPTGSTAYALSAGGPILYPDSENILLVPICPHTLSNRPVVLPSGFSLKLRVLSPDRACYLTMDGQEGMYLKNKDIVEVRRSKRFCEIYVHPEKSFFEILRGKLKWG, translated from the coding sequence ATGAGCAGGATAGCTCTCTTTGTGAAAGACTCTGAAGGGGCGAAGAACACCGCAGAGGAGATATCCGAATTCCTTTTAACAAGAGGGTATGTGGTTAAGAAGATACTCAATCAACCGCCTAAAGGAACTATCTCAAACCTGAAAGGATACAGACTTATGATTGTTGTGGGAGGGGATGGAACCTTCCTTGCAGGGGCGAGGCTGGCTTCAAGGTTTGGGGTACCTCTGCTCGGGGTGAACGAGGGAAGATTCGGTTTTCTAACTGAGGTAGAGAGACACGAGGCTGTTCATATCATCGGGGAACTTCTGGCAGGTAAGCTCAGAAAGCAGAGGAGGATAATGCTCTCCACCTATCTCTACCGGGGGAGAAACAGGCGCTTCCTGGGTAACTACCTAAACGATGTGGTGGTTTCCAAGAGTGCTATAGCCCGGATAATGGAGATAGAGGTTTTCGCCAATGAAGATTTTATGGTCCATCTTTATGGAGACGGAGTTATAGTTTCATCGCCTACAGGCTCAACAGCCTACGCCCTATCCGCAGGAGGACCGATTCTGTATCCAGACTCGGAAAACATACTCTTAGTACCTATATGTCCCCATACCCTTTCAAACAGACCCGTAGTGTTACCCTCTGGCTTCTCCTTGAAACTGCGTGTTCTCTCGCCAGATAGGGCTTGCTATTTAACAATGGACGGTCAGGAAGGCATGTACCTTAAGAACAAGGATATCGTTGAGGTGAGAAGGTCAAAACGCTTCTGTGAGATATATGTACACCCGGAAAAAAGCTTCTTTGAAATCCTCAGAGGGAAATTGAAATGGGGATAA